One genomic region from Halobacteriovorax sp. HLS encodes:
- a CDS encoding AAA family ATPase, whose amino-acid sequence MSTKSAAQWLVGHNKFEQTKTESKGKKLFGKAKTISITSGKGGVGKTSVTLKLAKILSQQGFKTLVIDCDFNLSNTAVKLGLPITDNFYSLISARKPFEECIVEHDGFFLLSGCNGNMDLFDDQTGIERFIIDILVTHEKEFDYILLDSPAGIAKENLTLNAYSDHRFVVVTPDLSSITDSYSLIKILSTKYGVSENHLIVNKISTSNQLDRIIKTLGETVDNFLNSRLRILGGLVKKDISIDKFDKALLSEENSALHKNFLKVVELFAEENVATTLPISGHGHEVQQLNVC is encoded by the coding sequence ATGTCTACAAAGAGCGCAGCTCAATGGCTAGTCGGCCATAATAAGTTTGAACAAACCAAAACAGAATCAAAAGGCAAGAAGCTCTTTGGGAAGGCCAAGACTATTTCCATTACTTCTGGAAAAGGCGGAGTTGGTAAGACTTCGGTCACCCTAAAACTAGCAAAAATTCTTTCACAGCAAGGGTTTAAAACTCTCGTTATAGATTGTGACTTCAATTTATCAAACACAGCTGTAAAGTTAGGACTTCCAATTACGGATAATTTCTATTCACTAATAAGTGCTAGAAAGCCATTTGAAGAGTGTATTGTTGAACATGATGGTTTTTTCTTACTTTCAGGTTGTAATGGGAATATGGACTTGTTTGATGATCAAACTGGAATTGAAAGATTTATAATAGATATTCTAGTAACACATGAAAAAGAGTTTGATTATATTCTACTTGATAGTCCTGCTGGAATTGCTAAAGAAAACCTTACTCTAAATGCATATAGTGATCATAGGTTTGTTGTGGTTACACCAGATCTATCTTCAATCACTGACTCTTATTCTTTGATTAAAATACTTTCTACAAAGTATGGAGTTAGTGAAAACCATTTAATAGTAAACAAAATTTCCACTTCTAATCAATTAGACAGAATTATTAAAACACTCGGAGAAACAGTCGATAACTTTTTAAATTCAAGACTGAGAATCCTTGGAGGATTAGTAAAGAAAGATATTTCAATAGATAAATTTGATAAGGCCCTACTTAGTGAGGAAAATTCTGCCCTGCATAAGAATTTCCTTAAAGTGGTTGAATTGTTCGCCGAAGAGAATGTAGCTACTACGCTACCAATCTCTGGACATGGACACGAAGTCCAACAATTAAACGTTTGCTAA
- the coaE gene encoding dephospho-CoA kinase (Dephospho-CoA kinase (CoaE) performs the final step in coenzyme A biosynthesis.) — protein MKLKEIFITLTGEQRLYQVPCPVIGLTGGIATGKSSVTKKLEQLGVNVICADKLVKEVYSYPETIDFVAENFPQTVSKEGSIDFKSLRQKAFENVTNKETLENYIYQKLPQQFMKAFSALKEPTLLVYDVPLLFEKKMSKLFDLTICVYAPKETQIERIMKRDSCSKELAESILLNQIPIDEKKSLTDFTIDNSKGLSHLELEVEALLTILLD, from the coding sequence ATGAAACTTAAAGAAATATTTATAACTCTTACCGGTGAACAAAGACTTTATCAGGTTCCATGTCCAGTTATAGGTTTAACAGGTGGTATTGCCACAGGGAAGTCCAGCGTCACAAAGAAACTAGAGCAGCTTGGAGTTAATGTTATTTGCGCGGATAAGCTTGTAAAAGAAGTTTACTCTTATCCAGAAACAATAGATTTCGTCGCAGAAAACTTTCCTCAAACAGTGAGCAAGGAAGGCTCTATTGACTTCAAATCTTTAAGACAGAAAGCATTTGAAAATGTAACAAACAAAGAAACTTTAGAAAATTATATATATCAAAAACTTCCGCAACAGTTTATGAAAGCATTTAGTGCTTTAAAAGAACCTACTTTACTAGTTTATGATGTTCCTCTTTTATTTGAAAAGAAGATGTCTAAGTTATTTGACCTTACAATTTGTGTGTATGCTCCAAAGGAAACCCAAATTGAAAGAATTATGAAAAGAGATTCGTGTAGTAAAGAGCTTGCTGAATCAATTCTTCTTAATCAAATACCAATTGACGAAAAAAAATCTCTAACAGACTTTACGATTGATAACTCTAAAGGCTTATCCCATTTAGAGCTAGAGGTCGAGGCCTTATTAACTATTTTATTAGACTAG
- the mazG gene encoding nucleoside triphosphate pyrophosphohydrolase → MSYPNFEKMVEVITQLRHPTKGCPWDLKQDHKSLLRFLIEESYEYLHAVETEDYKLMEEEIGDVLLQVVLHCVIAQETNKFDIESVSKVLSEKMIRRHPHVFEDSSIAQTEEQVKENWQKIKSSEKSNTQDHHIDASYLSFPALFSSYKIGKKTNQINFDWDKAEDVLAKVEEELEELKVEISAKTVDPKLVKEEMGDFLFSAAQLARHLGVEPEEALRNANRKFLHRFSSMEKLIKNDDKDVLSMTQLEMDEYWKLVKTEEKRK, encoded by the coding sequence ATGAGTTACCCAAATTTTGAAAAAATGGTCGAAGTCATCACCCAGTTGCGCCATCCTACAAAAGGCTGTCCATGGGATTTAAAGCAGGATCACAAGTCATTACTTAGATTTCTTATTGAAGAAAGTTATGAATATCTGCATGCTGTTGAAACTGAAGACTACAAACTCATGGAAGAAGAAATTGGAGATGTTTTACTTCAAGTAGTTCTTCACTGCGTTATCGCTCAAGAAACGAATAAGTTCGATATCGAGTCAGTCTCCAAAGTACTAAGCGAAAAAATGATCAGAAGACATCCACATGTCTTTGAAGATTCCTCCATCGCTCAAACTGAAGAGCAGGTCAAAGAGAATTGGCAAAAAATAAAGTCCTCAGAAAAATCAAATACGCAAGATCATCATATTGACGCTTCTTATCTGAGTTTTCCCGCCCTCTTTAGTTCTTACAAAATTGGGAAAAAAACCAATCAAATAAACTTCGACTGGGACAAGGCAGAAGACGTCTTAGCAAAAGTGGAAGAAGAACTAGAGGAACTTAAAGTAGAAATATCTGCAAAGACAGTCGACCCCAAATTAGTCAAAGAAGAAATGGGAGACTTTCTTTTCTCAGCTGCTCAACTTGCGAGACACTTAGGTGTGGAGCCTGAAGAGGCACTACGAAATGCAAATAGAAAGTTTCTTCATAGATTTTCCTCTATGGAGAAGCTGATAAAAAATGATGATAAAGACGTCCTATCTATGACACAATTAGAAATGGATGAATACTGGAAATTAGTAAAGACTGAAGAGAAGAGAAAATGA
- a CDS encoding ABC transporter permease — MFQSTLLQLFLKDKTTRKFAFGVMFGFAFSMSVILGNIGIMDGFEGALRIGLKKSTGDITIHSRYGFFDFDSFLKHELELNEINSYSTLVQTEGFIINGETSKGVLIKGIDPKTYALVTGLEVDLASGEVALGVELAKYLGVKVSDFIVLALANGNNQVSGLPSLKRYKVRSIVSHGIYQRDLRSLYVNRAELQGDLNVENRVNLVALSISQDSTNFLKDPVSYSQKIEVKLDELNSKLGGSYKLKPYWNDFITLIKAVKEEKFFISIILQIIVVISIFNVLAFVVFLNEKRSRELFLFKALGMSQKDIRKGWLYLMSLIWLGSCFLSIIMVQLFNLCLKHLPFFKLPGDVYTLGELSINLDLLEYILVFMISYYWLFIISWLSLFVMNRKSVLTGLRKEFS, encoded by the coding sequence TTGTTTCAATCTACACTGCTTCAATTATTCTTAAAAGATAAGACGACTCGAAAGTTTGCTTTTGGCGTGATGTTTGGCTTTGCTTTTTCTATGTCTGTTATTCTCGGTAATATTGGAATTATGGATGGATTTGAAGGTGCGCTTAGGATTGGACTTAAAAAATCTACGGGTGATATTACAATTCATTCTAGATATGGCTTTTTTGACTTTGATAGTTTCCTCAAGCACGAGCTTGAATTAAATGAAATTAATTCTTATTCAACTTTAGTGCAGACCGAAGGTTTTATAATTAATGGCGAAACATCAAAAGGTGTTTTAATTAAAGGCATAGATCCGAAAACTTATGCTCTTGTTACTGGGCTGGAAGTTGACTTAGCTTCTGGCGAAGTTGCCCTAGGTGTTGAACTCGCGAAGTATTTAGGAGTCAAAGTTTCTGACTTTATTGTACTTGCTCTGGCCAATGGAAATAATCAAGTCTCAGGGTTACCATCTTTAAAGAGATATAAAGTTCGAAGTATTGTAAGTCACGGAATTTATCAAAGAGACCTAAGGTCTCTATATGTAAATAGAGCAGAGTTGCAAGGTGATTTAAATGTTGAAAATAGAGTTAATCTTGTGGCCTTGAGTATTAGTCAAGACTCAACTAATTTTTTAAAAGACCCTGTTTCATATTCCCAAAAAATTGAAGTTAAGCTTGATGAACTAAACTCTAAATTAGGTGGTTCTTATAAATTAAAACCTTACTGGAATGACTTTATAACTCTTATTAAAGCAGTTAAAGAAGAAAAGTTCTTTATTTCAATTATTCTTCAAATCATTGTGGTTATTTCTATTTTCAATGTTCTGGCCTTTGTTGTTTTCTTAAACGAAAAAAGGTCCAGAGAATTATTCCTATTTAAAGCGCTAGGAATGAGTCAGAAAGATATTCGCAAGGGCTGGCTATACTTAATGAGTCTTATCTGGCTAGGTTCTTGTTTTCTGTCGATTATAATGGTGCAATTATTTAATCTCTGTTTAAAGCACCTACCATTCTTTAAACTACCAGGGGATGTATATACTCTAGGAGAGCTTAGTATCAATCTTGACCTTCTAGAATATATTCTTGTTTTTATGATTTCTTATTACTGGTTATTTATCATATCTTGGCTATCCCTATTTGTGATGAATAGAAAAAGTGTCCTAACTGGACTAAGAAAGGAGTTCTCTTAA
- the ybeY gene encoding rRNA maturation RNase YbeY, which translates to MKNKTLTFDNFVVYLADSSRSGSDLKNAKLKKYLNETFLVIRNFLKSKDLSPLVNKSKNFELGLTICGKKMIKSLNLEHRQKDKVTDVLSFPGHDSLRVDAEDLFIFDKTINFGDIVICREVCLKQSKEFNITYEQELVHLLIHGFLHLCGFDHEISEIEDKIHFSLEEKLVKKVYDNMGIKNARVY; encoded by the coding sequence ATGAAAAATAAAACATTAACATTCGATAACTTCGTCGTTTATTTGGCCGATTCTTCGAGAAGCGGATCAGATCTAAAAAATGCGAAGCTAAAAAAGTACCTTAATGAGACATTTCTAGTAATAAGAAATTTCTTAAAAAGTAAGGATCTTTCACCTTTGGTAAATAAATCAAAGAATTTTGAGTTAGGTCTTACTATTTGTGGAAAGAAAATGATTAAATCATTAAACCTTGAGCATCGGCAAAAGGATAAGGTTACCGATGTTCTTTCTTTTCCTGGTCACGATAGCTTGAGAGTAGATGCTGAAGATCTTTTTATCTTTGATAAAACTATTAACTTCGGTGATATAGTTATTTGTCGAGAGGTTTGTTTAAAACAATCTAAAGAATTTAATATTACTTATGAGCAAGAGCTTGTACACTTACTCATTCACGGTTTTCTTCATCTTTGTGGTTTTGACCATGAAATTTCTGAAATTGAAGATAAGATTCACTTTTCATTAGAAGAAAAGCTAGTAAAAAAAGTTTATGACAACATGGGAATAAAGAATGCAAGAGTCTATTAA
- the prfB gene encoding peptide chain release factor 2 (programmed frameshift): MTLNEKIHAIKGYDVKLENLRRSLEIERKNSRLSEITDMEAMEGFWDDSDNAAKIQKEKSVLSDVVNTYENLKELYDEFEVFVEFALSEDDEASANDAIECYTKFLSQFNAAELKVLLSGEVDPNNAIISINAGAGGTESCDWASMLFRMINRWAESKKFQVQVLDVQDGDAAGIKSATMTVSGNYAYGYLKSEIGVHRLVRISPFDSSARRHTSFASVFVSPEIDDTIEIEILDKDLRIDVYRSGGAGGQSVNTTDSAVRMTHIPTNTVVTCQNERSQLQNKLQAMKVLRSRLYELEMEKKRAQSAENEANKLEIGWGAQIRSYVLHPYKLVKDVRTSFESGNAEKVLDGDLDGFMDAFLRWSVEASSETES; this comes from the exons ATTACTCTTAACGAGAAGATACACGCCATTAAGGGTTACGATGTAAAATTGGAAAACCTGCGGAGGTCACTT GAAATAGAGAGAAAGAACTCTCGTCTTAGTGAAATCACCGATATGGAAGCAATGGAAGGGTTTTGGGATGACTCAGACAACGCGGCCAAAATTCAGAAAGAAAAATCAGTATTAAGTGATGTTGTAAATACTTATGAGAATTTAAAAGAGCTCTATGATGAGTTTGAAGTATTTGTTGAATTTGCTCTATCTGAAGATGATGAAGCTTCAGCAAATGATGCAATTGAATGTTATACAAAATTCTTAAGCCAATTTAATGCAGCAGAGTTAAAAGTATTACTATCTGGGGAAGTAGACCCTAATAATGCTATCATTTCTATTAACGCGGGAGCAGGTGGTACTGAGTCTTGTGATTGGGCAAGTATGCTCTTTAGAATGATTAATAGGTGGGCAGAATCTAAAAAATTTCAAGTTCAAGTACTAGATGTTCAAGATGGTGATGCTGCAGGAATTAAGTCTGCGACAATGACTGTTAGTGGAAACTATGCCTATGGTTATCTAAAGTCCGAAATAGGGGTTCATCGTTTAGTTCGTATTTCTCCTTTTGACTCAAGTGCGAGGAGACATACTTCTTTTGCTTCTGTGTTTGTATCTCCTGAAATTGACGATACTATTGAAATTGAAATTCTTGATAAGGATTTGAGAATTGATGTATATCGATCAGGTGGAGCTGGTGGACAATCGGTAAATACAACTGACTCTGCAGTTAGAATGACACATATTCCGACTAATACAGTGGTAACTTGTCAAAATGAAAGAAGCCAGCTGCAAAACAAGTTACAGGCCATGAAAGTTCTGAGATCTCGTCTCTACGAATTAGAGATGGAGAAAAAAAGAGCACAAAGTGCTGAAAACGAAGCTAATAAATTAGAAATTGGATGGGGGGCACAGATTCGTTCTTATGTTCTTCACCCTTATAAGTTAGTTAAAGATGTTCGTACCAGTTTTGAATCTGGAAATGCTGAAAAAGTTCTTGATGGTGATTTGGATGGATTTATGGATGCCTTCCTAAGGTGGTCTGTTGAAGCATCTTCTGAGACGGAGAGCTAG
- a CDS encoding FliA/WhiG family RNA polymerase sigma factor, with the protein MSSISKKLKNLKDYRSTVDPKVKDEIIIEYAPLIKYIAQKIASRLPSNVELDDLISCGVIGLMDAIEKFDPSRDNKFKTYAEFRIRGSILDELRAQDWVPRSVREKAKLVERAYAKIEAAEGRPATDEEMCAELGVNQDEFYDLINKAKSVSVLNIDDSASFNKGDKKLIAGLMEDSKNSNPFTAVANKNSRDKIKEGIAQLPEKQRLVLSLYYYEDLNLKEIGQVLDVTESRVSQLHTQAIMKLKVKLKTTFDSVEDIAV; encoded by the coding sequence ATGTCTTCAATCTCTAAAAAATTAAAAAATTTAAAAGACTATAGATCAACAGTTGATCCTAAAGTAAAAGATGAAATCATCATCGAATATGCACCACTTATTAAATATATTGCGCAAAAAATTGCGTCAAGACTTCCATCAAATGTTGAGTTAGATGATCTCATCTCTTGTGGAGTAATTGGACTGATGGACGCAATCGAAAAGTTTGATCCTAGCAGAGATAATAAATTTAAAACATATGCAGAATTTAGAATTAGAGGTTCAATTCTTGATGAACTTAGAGCACAAGACTGGGTTCCACGTTCTGTCAGAGAAAAAGCAAAGTTAGTTGAAAGAGCATATGCAAAAATTGAAGCAGCAGAGGGGAGACCAGCTACTGACGAAGAGATGTGTGCTGAGCTTGGAGTTAATCAGGATGAGTTTTATGATCTGATTAATAAAGCGAAGTCTGTTTCTGTATTAAATATTGATGATTCAGCTTCTTTTAATAAAGGTGATAAGAAACTTATTGCTGGTCTAATGGAAGATAGCAAAAACTCGAATCCTTTTACAGCTGTAGCGAATAAGAATTCTAGAGATAAAATTAAAGAAGGTATCGCTCAATTACCAGAAAAACAAAGACTAGTTCTGTCATTATATTACTATGAAGATCTAAACTTGAAAGAAATTGGCCAGGTTCTAGATGTAACTGAATCTCGTGTTTCTCAGCTTCATACGCAGGCCATAATGAAGCTTAAAGTAAAACTTAAAACAACTTTTGACTCAGTAGAAGATATAGCAGTATAG